The genomic region AGCCGCTGAAAGGGTCAGCGGTTTTTTATTGGTCTAGAATATCGGAATTGGCACATAAGGAGTTAGCGTTGGCTCATATTACGACAAGAGGATTTCTAACGCCTCTTGTTTTAAAGATACATAGAAAGTAATTTCTATATTGGGTTTTTATGGTAAAATAAACGTGCTCGCAAAATTGGATTTGAAGGAGTCTTAAAAATGATGATAGATTATAAATTTCCTTTAATAATATTTGGGATTGTTTGGGTCATTTACAGAGCCATCCATATTATTTTAAAAATGAAATTTTCATTCAAAACAGAGCTAATAAAAGCTATGTTATCTTTCATTGTTGATTATTAGCAAGGTATTCACATGAAGCGAAAGGCGGCGACTCCAGCGGGAACAAGAAGCCGCAAGACCCATACTTGAGCGTAGCGAGGGAAACGGCTTGCACCTTGCCCACAGAAAGCGTCAGCCTGTAGCGAAATGTATAAATATCAACAGATCGTTTAACAGACATTCATGCCAATTGCTATTGGAACATCGATGAATGAAATAACAGTCAAAGTTATCTACAGTTATTTTAAGGTAGAGCCCAAATAAAAAGTCCTCAACACTTTTCAGGTGGGGCCTTACCTGCTTTTAGTTCTAGTGTTAAAAGTTCCTCTGGTTCAACCCCCTATTATTTTTTAACAACGTATTTTTGTATAAGTAAAAAACTTATTGCCTTATATAAGTAAATCATTATATATTAATATATGGATATACTGGAGGTGCTCGTATGCAACATTCCACATTAAAAATCGAAAAAGTCGCGACGATCCTAAAATTATTAGGTGATAAAACCCGCCTAACAATGGTGAAACTGTTAGAAAAAAATGATTTTTGTGTCTGTGAGTTTGTGGAGATTTTTGAAATTAGTCAGCCAGCTATTAGTCAACATATTCGCAAATTAAAAGATGCTGGTATTGTGAAAGAAACGAGAAGAGGACAGTGGGTTTTTTACTCACTAATTAAAGATCATGATATGTATCCATTGATTCAACACATTCTACAGCATCTTCCAGAACAAGACGATAAGTTAAAAGAGTTGGAAGAGAAGGGGTTACGTATTTCTTGCTGTGAGTAGCCAAACATCAGGGGGAGCCAAAAATGAAAAAGAAGTTAATCAGTGAGTTTTTAGGCACGTACTTCCTCGTTTTTGCAGGGACGGGGGCTGTTGTTATTAATGAATTAACGAACAGCTTAACACATGTGGGAATTGCGATTACGTTTGGGCTTGTGGTGATGGCGTTAATTTATACGTTTGGGCATATTTCGGGAGCTCATTTTAATCCTGCGGTGACCATAGGATTTTACATCAATGGAGATATCAGCATAAAGGACGGGATTTATTATATCATTAGTCAATTTCTTGCTGCTATCGCCGCCAGTGCCACTTTGTGCTGTTTGTTTGGAAACGTGGCGTCTCTTGGGGCCACCTTACCAAGAGAGACATGGTCTCAATCGTTTTTGTTAGAATTCATTCTTACCTTTTTCTTAATGCTTGTTATTTTTGGATCGGCGGTGCATGGGAAAGCGGTGAAGTCCTTTGCTGGAATTGCGATTGGGGCAACGGTCGGGTTAGAGGCGATGTTTGGTGGCCCGATTTCGGGTGCTTCGATGAATCCGGCTAGATCGCTCGGTCCAGCAGTGGTATCCGGTACATTGGAACATTTATGGGTTTATCTTGTCGCAACGACATTAGGAGCCGTCATTGCGGCAATCCTATATAAAACTTTACACGATTAAGAGAGGAGATTTCATTATGGCAAAAAAAACAATCTATTTCTTATGCACAGGTAACTCTTGCCGCAGTCAAATGGCCGAAGGATGGGCGAAAAAATATTTAGGTGACGAGTGGAATGTATATAGTGCAGGTATTGAAGCGCATGGCTTAAATCCGAACGCAGTAAAAGCGATGCAAGAAGTGGGAATCGATATTTCAAATCAAACATCCGATGTAATTGACCCTGAAATTCTAAATCATGCTGATTTAGTTGTTACTCTTTGTGGACATGCAGCAGACAACTGCCCAGTGACACCTCCTCATGTAAAAAGAGTACATTGGGGCTTCGATGACCCAGCAAAAGCAGAAGGAACAGAAGAAGAAAAATGGGCTGTCTTCCAACGTGTCCGCGATGAAATTGGTGAGCGAATTAAACGTTTTGCAGAAACTGGTGAATAATGAAAAAAGGAGGGCGAACTCCCCGTATTGGAGAGTTCGCCCTTTTCGGTTGTAAAAAAACAATTATCGTAGTTTGGAACATAGGAAAGCTTCTCTTAGTAAGTTCATTTAAGTTGCAGCTAGAGCGGTAAGCTGAAGCATCACTCCGAAGATTATTTGGTCGTACTCTAACAATTGAGCTAAGCCGGCATGTTGGTTTTATTTATGACTGTTGGATTATAGTGATCTGAAGGAAAGCTAGTTAGTATTTGGCTAAAAGTTTTTTGAAAAAGAGAAGAAGGTACTTCGCCTTCTACTCTTTTTGTGTGCTTATCCCCCCATTATATGAGCTAAATAAAAATAAAAACCCCAGACACCTAAAGAACTAAAACTACTTAATAGGACTGCAAGCGATAAAAATACGTTTGCATTGGATTCACTTTTATAACGATACATAAACGTAATTGATAGAATGATACCAGCAACGAAACAAATTGGCCAT from Bacillus sp. (in: firmicutes) harbors:
- a CDS encoding winged helix-turn-helix transcriptional regulator; translated protein: MQHSTLKIEKVATILKLLGDKTRLTMVKLLEKNDFCVCEFVEIFEISQPAISQHIRKLKDAGIVKETRRGQWVFYSLIKDHDMYPLIQHILQHLPEQDDKLKELEEKGLRISCCE
- a CDS encoding MIP family channel protein, giving the protein MKKKLISEFLGTYFLVFAGTGAVVINELTNSLTHVGIAITFGLVVMALIYTFGHISGAHFNPAVTIGFYINGDISIKDGIYYIISQFLAAIAASATLCCLFGNVASLGATLPRETWSQSFLLEFILTFFLMLVIFGSAVHGKAVKSFAGIAIGATVGLEAMFGGPISGASMNPARSLGPAVVSGTLEHLWVYLVATTLGAVIAAILYKTLHD
- the arsC gene encoding arsenate reductase (thioredoxin), which gives rise to MAKKTIYFLCTGNSCRSQMAEGWAKKYLGDEWNVYSAGIEAHGLNPNAVKAMQEVGIDISNQTSDVIDPEILNHADLVVTLCGHAADNCPVTPPHVKRVHWGFDDPAKAEGTEEEKWAVFQRVRDEIGERIKRFAETGE